From one Mya arenaria isolate MELC-2E11 chromosome 4, ASM2691426v1 genomic stretch:
- the LOC128231090 gene encoding mitochondrial translation release factor in rescue-like, which translates to MRSSVVCVSVSRHISRKTYSWPEVRDSDIEEEFMRGGGPGGQSVAKTNNCVQLKHIPSGIVVKCHETRSQSENRKKARERLAYHLDILYNGENSFDAINKRDRAEKKWKAGNKAEKIRDLKRQFKRREGLTTKDF; encoded by the exons ATGAG GTCATCAGTGGTGTGTGTTAGCGTGTCTAGGCATATCTCAAGAAAGACATACAGTTGGCCAGAAGTTCGCGATTCTGACATAGAGGAGGAGTTTATGCGAGGTGGTGGACCGGGTGGCCAGTCTGTCGCTAAGACAAACAACTGTGTCCAGCTTAAACACATCCCCTCCGGCATTGTTGTCAAG TGTCATGAGACAAGGTCACAGTCTGAGAACAGAAAAAAGGCCCGTGAGAGACTAGCATACCACCTGGACATTCTATACAACGGGGAGAACAGTTTTGACGCCATCAACAAGAGAGATCGAGCAGAGAAGAAGTGGAAGGCAGGAAACAAGGCAGAGAAGATCAGGGACCTGAAGAGACAGTTCAAGCGCCGAGAAGGACTCACAACCAAAG actTTTAA